The Mucilaginibacter mallensis genome has a segment encoding these proteins:
- a CDS encoding glycoside hydrolase family 3 N-terminal domain-containing protein, producing the protein MKIQSTFFTCLLAAITFNTASAQDKLIYKDATQPMEVRAKDLVSRLTLKEKVALLGYNSQAVPRLGIPAYNWWNEALHGVARAGEATIFPQAIGMAATFNNDLLKQVSTVISTEARAKYNLAIAQYHHLQYMGLTFWTPNINIFRDPRWGRGQETYGEDPYLTATMGSAFVRGLQGDDPKYLKVSATAKHFAVHSGPEATRDYFDAHVDEKDLRETYLYAFHALVVNAKVNSVMSAYNRINGVPNSINKTLLTDILRKEWGFKGHVVTDCGALNDVYGTHKTLKGPVETAAAAIKAGVNLDCSTVLQEDIIEAINQKLLTEKEVDQALTTLLLTEFKLGFYDDQNTVPYHSYGADSVHNAAHIALARKVAQQGMVLLKNDNNILPLNKSKYSSIMVVGPNAAAYDPMVANYHGVSNKVVNFVEGITAAVGPGTSVDYDLGCNYTDTTHFGGIWAAGNADVTIAVMGLSPVLEGEAGDAFLSASGGDKKDLSLPASEIAYMKQLRKADHKPIIAVITAGSDIDVDAIAPYADAIILAWYPGEQGGNALADIVFGKVSPSGHLPLTFYKSINNVPDYNNYNMKGHTYRYYDGPVQYPFGFGLSYTSFAYTLQDGLKTNYKSTDTLTTTVKVKNTGAVDGDEVLQAYIEYPQVDRMPFKELKSFKRISVAKGDEQSVTIKIPVSELQKWDLATHKWKIYPGNYKLILGSNSQDSKLSMDFAVSGK; encoded by the coding sequence ATGAAAATACAATCTACTTTTTTTACCTGTTTATTGGCTGCTATTACATTCAACACTGCCTCAGCTCAGGACAAATTAATTTATAAAGATGCTACCCAACCCATGGAAGTCCGGGCCAAGGACCTGGTATCGCGGCTAACACTAAAAGAGAAAGTAGCGCTGCTGGGCTATAACAGCCAGGCGGTGCCAAGATTGGGCATACCTGCCTACAATTGGTGGAACGAAGCCTTACACGGTGTTGCCCGTGCAGGTGAAGCCACTATATTTCCACAGGCCATTGGTATGGCAGCAACGTTTAATAACGACTTATTAAAGCAGGTTTCAACAGTAATATCAACTGAAGCCAGGGCAAAATATAACCTGGCTATAGCCCAGTATCATCATTTACAATATATGGGACTCACTTTCTGGACACCCAATATTAATATCTTCCGCGATCCCCGATGGGGCCGCGGGCAGGAAACATATGGTGAAGATCCCTATTTAACGGCAACCATGGGCTCGGCGTTTGTAAGGGGTTTACAGGGCGATGATCCTAAATACCTGAAAGTATCGGCCACAGCCAAACACTTTGCCGTACACAGCGGCCCGGAAGCCACCCGCGATTATTTTGATGCCCACGTTGATGAAAAGGACCTCCGCGAAACTTACCTGTATGCTTTCCATGCTTTAGTGGTTAATGCTAAGGTAAATTCGGTAATGTCTGCCTATAACCGTATAAATGGTGTTCCGAATTCCATCAACAAAACCCTGCTCACTGATATTTTGAGAAAAGAATGGGGCTTTAAAGGCCATGTAGTAACGGATTGCGGTGCGCTAAATGATGTTTATGGGACTCATAAAACCCTGAAAGGCCCGGTTGAAACCGCAGCGGCAGCTATAAAAGCAGGTGTCAACCTTGATTGCTCTACAGTTTTGCAAGAGGATATCATTGAAGCCATCAATCAAAAGCTATTAACAGAAAAAGAGGTTGACCAGGCGCTTACTACCCTATTACTTACAGAATTTAAACTTGGCTTTTATGATGATCAAAATACTGTGCCTTATCATAGCTATGGTGCAGATAGTGTACACAATGCGGCACATATAGCCCTCGCCCGTAAAGTTGCCCAACAAGGAATGGTATTGCTTAAAAATGACAACAATATTTTACCACTAAATAAAAGCAAGTATTCCAGCATTATGGTGGTTGGCCCAAATGCTGCTGCATATGACCCTATGGTAGCCAATTATCATGGCGTGAGCAATAAAGTGGTAAATTTTGTTGAGGGCATAACCGCGGCAGTTGGCCCCGGCACCAGCGTTGATTATGACCTGGGCTGTAATTACACTGATACTACCCACTTTGGCGGCATATGGGCGGCAGGTAATGCGGATGTTACTATAGCAGTTATGGGTTTATCACCGGTTTTGGAAGGCGAAGCTGGTGATGCATTTCTATCTGCATCAGGTGGTGATAAAAAAGATTTGAGTTTGCCTGCGAGTGAAATAGCCTATATGAAGCAATTGCGTAAAGCCGATCATAAACCCATTATTGCAGTAATTACTGCCGGAAGTGATATTGATGTAGATGCCATAGCACCCTATGCTGATGCCATAATACTGGCCTGGTATCCTGGAGAGCAGGGCGGTAATGCTTTGGCTGATATTGTATTTGGAAAAGTATCCCCGTCGGGGCATTTACCGTTGACTTTTTATAAGTCTATCAATAATGTGCCTGATTATAATAATTATAATATGAAAGGCCATACTTACCGCTATTATGACGGCCCGGTGCAATATCCGTTTGGTTTTGGGTTGAGCTATACCTCGTTTGCTTATACGTTACAGGATGGCTTGAAAACCAATTACAAATCCACCGATACATTAACAACCACAGTAAAAGTTAAAAACACAGGCGCTGTCGATGGCGATGAAGTACTACAGGCCTACATTGAATATCCACAAGTTGACCGCATGCCTTTTAAGGAGCTGAAATCATTTAAACGCATTTCAGTAGCTAAAGGTGATGAGCAATCAGTTACCATAAAAATACCTGTAAGCGAATTACAAAAATGGGACCTGGCAACACATAAGTGGAAGATATACCCGGGAAATTATAAATTGATATTAGGCAGTAATTCGCAGGATAGTAAACTGAGTATGGATTTTGCGGTTTCTGGTAAATAA
- the clpB gene encoding ATP-dependent chaperone ClpB: protein MNFNNFTIKAQEAVQKASEITSGNQQQAIEPAHLLKGLLLVDENVISYLLKKLNVNLNRLNDILDQQIASYPKVSGSDVYLSSAANAVLQKAQSYLKEFKDEFVSVEHILLGILAGNDKTSSALKDFGVNEKDLKKAIISLRGDSKVTDQNAEATYNALNKYARNLNEYAESGKLDPVIGRDEEIRRVIQILSRRTKNNPILVGEPGVGKTAIAEGIAFRIIKGDVPESLKSKTVYSLDMGALIAGAKYKGEFEERLKSVIKEVIQADGEIVLFIDEIHTLVGAGGGDGAMDAANILKPALARGELRAIGATTLNEYQKYFEKDKALERRFQMVLVDEPDTQDAISILRGLKERYEAHHKVRIKDEAIIAAVEMSQRYIADRFLPDKAIDLMDEAASKLRLEMDSVPEAVDELERRIMQLEIEREAIKREKDTVKVKSLSEEIANLSSERDSLRAKWQGEKDLVDGINLKVEQIENYKLEADQAERAGDYGKVAELRYGTIVKAQAEVEQLKAALLENQADSRMLKEEVTADDIAGVVSRWTGIPVSKMIQSEREKLLNLEDELHKRVAGQEEAIEAISDAIRRSRAGLQDKRKPIGSFIFLGTTGVGKTELAKALAEYLFNDEQAMVRIDMSEYQERHAVSRLIGAPPGYVGYDEGGQLTEAVRRRPYSVILLDEIEKAHPDVFNILLQVLDDGRLTDNKGRVVNFKNTIIIMTSNIGSHIIQENFENLEDENRDAIIAKTKNELFELLRKTIRPEFLNRIDEIIMFTPLTRDEIGDIVKLQFKHVQQTLAEMGITLDASDEALDWLAQLGYDPQLGARPLKRVIQKKILNELSKQILAGKIDKDSRIKLDMFDNNFVFLNSPELVD from the coding sequence ATGAATTTTAACAACTTTACCATAAAAGCACAGGAGGCCGTGCAAAAGGCTTCCGAAATTACAAGCGGCAATCAGCAGCAGGCTATTGAGCCGGCGCACTTGCTTAAAGGCTTGTTATTGGTTGATGAAAACGTTATATCCTACTTATTAAAAAAATTAAACGTTAACCTCAACCGGTTAAACGATATACTCGATCAGCAAATAGCATCGTACCCTAAGGTTAGCGGCAGTGATGTGTATTTGTCGTCGGCTGCTAATGCAGTACTGCAAAAAGCGCAATCCTATCTTAAAGAATTTAAGGACGAATTTGTATCAGTGGAACATATCCTATTGGGCATTTTAGCTGGTAATGATAAAACCAGCAGCGCTTTAAAGGATTTTGGTGTAAATGAAAAGGATCTTAAAAAAGCCATCATCAGCTTACGCGGTGATAGCAAGGTAACTGATCAGAATGCCGAAGCTACTTATAATGCCCTTAACAAATATGCCCGTAACCTGAATGAATATGCCGAATCGGGCAAATTGGATCCTGTTATTGGCCGTGATGAGGAGATCAGGCGGGTGATACAAATCTTATCGCGCCGTACAAAAAATAACCCTATTTTGGTTGGTGAACCAGGCGTTGGTAAAACTGCAATCGCTGAGGGGATCGCCTTTAGGATTATTAAAGGTGATGTGCCTGAAAGCTTAAAATCAAAGACTGTTTATTCGCTGGATATGGGCGCGCTGATAGCAGGCGCCAAGTATAAAGGAGAGTTTGAAGAAAGGCTGAAATCAGTTATAAAAGAAGTGATTCAGGCCGATGGCGAGATCGTATTATTTATTGATGAGATCCACACTCTGGTAGGCGCTGGTGGAGGCGATGGCGCTATGGATGCCGCCAATATATTAAAGCCCGCCCTTGCCCGTGGCGAATTAAGGGCCATTGGTGCAACCACTTTAAACGAGTACCAAAAATATTTTGAAAAAGATAAAGCCTTGGAGCGCCGTTTCCAAATGGTGCTGGTTGATGAGCCGGATACCCAGGATGCTATCTCAATCCTGCGTGGATTGAAGGAACGTTATGAAGCACACCATAAAGTGCGGATAAAAGACGAAGCTATTATTGCCGCCGTTGAAATGTCGCAGCGTTATATTGCCGATAGGTTTTTACCGGATAAGGCTATCGACTTAATGGATGAGGCTGCCAGTAAACTGCGTTTGGAAATGGATTCCGTACCGGAAGCTGTTGATGAACTTGAACGCCGTATAATGCAGTTGGAAATTGAGCGTGAAGCTATTAAACGTGAAAAAGATACAGTTAAGGTTAAGTCATTAAGCGAAGAGATCGCCAACTTATCATCAGAGCGTGATTCATTACGTGCCAAATGGCAGGGTGAAAAAGACCTGGTAGATGGCATCAACCTAAAAGTTGAACAGATAGAGAACTACAAACTGGAAGCCGATCAGGCCGAACGTGCCGGGGATTATGGCAAGGTAGCTGAATTACGCTACGGAACCATTGTTAAGGCACAGGCAGAAGTAGAGCAATTAAAAGCCGCACTGCTTGAAAATCAGGCCGACAGCCGTATGCTTAAGGAAGAAGTCACTGCTGATGATATTGCTGGCGTTGTTTCACGGTGGACTGGCATCCCGGTTTCAAAAATGATCCAAAGCGAACGTGAAAAATTGCTGAATCTGGAAGATGAGCTGCACAAACGTGTAGCAGGACAGGAGGAAGCTATTGAAGCAATAAGTGATGCTATCAGGCGGAGTCGTGCCGGTTTGCAGGATAAGCGCAAGCCAATTGGCTCATTCATATTTTTAGGTACTACCGGTGTTGGTAAAACCGAGCTGGCTAAGGCCTTAGCCGAATACCTGTTTAATGATGAGCAGGCTATGGTGAGGATAGATATGAGCGAATACCAGGAACGCCATGCCGTTTCAAGATTGATAGGAGCGCCTCCGGGCTATGTGGGTTATGATGAAGGCGGGCAATTGACCGAAGCCGTTCGTCGCCGTCCATATAGTGTGATCTTGTTGGATGAAATCGAAAAAGCGCACCCGGATGTATTCAATATCCTGTTACAGGTTTTGGATGATGGTCGTTTAACAGACAATAAAGGCCGTGTGGTGAACTTTAAGAACACTATTATCATCATGACCTCAAACATCGGCTCACATATTATACAGGAGAATTTTGAGAACCTTGAAGATGAGAACCGCGACGCTATCATCGCCAAAACTAAAAATGAGCTGTTCGAGTTGTTGAGAAAAACCATCCGTCCGGAGTTTTTGAACAGGATTGATGAGATCATCATGTTTACACCGCTTACCCGCGATGAAATAGGCGACATTGTGAAACTGCAATTCAAACATGTGCAACAAACTTTGGCCGAAATGGGTATCACACTTGATGCATCAGATGAAGCATTAGACTGGTTGGCACAGCTGGGTTACGACCCGCAATTAGGAGCAAGGCCATTGAAGAGGGTTATCCAAAAGAAGATCCTGAACGAGTTATCAAAACAGATCCTCGCCGGAAAAATCGACAAGGATAGCAGGATCAAGCTGGATATGTTTGATAATAACTTTGTATTCCTGAACTCACCTGAATTGGTTGATTAA
- a CDS encoding SMP-30/gluconolactonase/LRE family protein: MRVNYKLLIAAFFALSTCSVSAQNIALYDTTAKAYLIAKQFSFTEGVSVNKKGDVFFTDQPNNKIWEYDTNGKLTLFLDSAGRSNGMYFDNKGNLVTCADEHDQLWSISPKKKIKVLVTNLNGKLMNGPNDIWIDAKDGIYMTDPYYQRDYWTRKTSDLDGEKVYYLPKNSKQPVAVDATLKKPNGIVGTPDGKYLYVADIGANKTYKFTINADGTLSNKTLAVNQGSDGMTLDEKGNIYLTGKGVTIYNPQGEKIGHIAIDEPWTSNLCFGGKDKDVLFITASTAFYCIKMNVKGVE; this comes from the coding sequence ATGAGAGTCAACTATAAATTATTAATAGCGGCATTTTTTGCCCTTTCAACTTGCTCTGTATCAGCACAAAACATTGCTTTATATGATACTACTGCCAAAGCGTATTTAATAGCCAAACAATTCAGCTTTACCGAGGGCGTATCTGTAAATAAAAAAGGTGATGTTTTTTTTACCGATCAGCCCAATAATAAGATCTGGGAGTATGATACCAATGGCAAGCTGACGCTGTTTTTAGATAGCGCGGGTAGATCGAACGGAATGTATTTTGACAATAAAGGCAATTTGGTTACCTGTGCCGATGAGCACGACCAGTTATGGTCTATCAGTCCTAAAAAGAAAATAAAGGTTTTAGTGACCAATCTGAACGGTAAGCTGATGAACGGCCCAAATGATATCTGGATAGATGCTAAAGACGGTATCTACATGACCGATCCTTATTACCAGCGTGATTACTGGACAAGAAAAACATCCGACCTGGATGGCGAAAAAGTTTACTATCTGCCCAAAAACAGCAAACAACCTGTTGCGGTTGACGCGACCCTTAAAAAGCCTAATGGTATTGTAGGCACGCCCGACGGCAAGTACCTGTATGTTGCCGATATCGGCGCAAACAAGACCTACAAGTTCACCATTAATGCCGATGGCACTTTAAGTAATAAAACACTGGCTGTAAACCAGGGCTCGGATGGGATGACGCTGGACGAAAAAGGGAATATCTACCTGACCGGAAAAGGCGTAACCATTTACAATCCGCAAGGCGAAAAGATTGGCCACATAGCTATTGATGAACCATGGACAAGCAATTTATGCTTTGGAGGGAAGGATAAGGATGTGTTATTTATCACCGCATCTACCGCGTTTTATTGCATAAAAATGAATGTAAAGGGAGTGGAATAG